The Zalophus californianus isolate mZalCal1 chromosome 6, mZalCal1.pri.v2, whole genome shotgun sequence DNA window TGTGAAGGCCCTAAAAcctttgtacatatttttaattctcaagtcattctccctgcccccttcatCCAATACAGATCATCTGACAAGTGCTATTCTTAGAAATTGTTTCTGTTTATGGGGAACTTTCCTCACTCTTGTCTTGCTCTAAAGTTCAAATAAACCATGGTCCCAGTCTCCTGACCATCCTTCTCTGTCCTGGGTATCCTCCCTTCTCTCACACCTCTCCCCTTGATACCTTTACGCACCAAGCAAAAAGGACACAAATATACATGATGCCAGCACTTAGCACTGCCAGAGAAGTATCTGGTTGCGATTCCATTTTACTCAGGCCAGGCAAGCACAAAGTGTGATTTTGTCCTTGAAGGATTACTGAGAAGGGGCAACAGAAGAAAGGTGGTAAGAACAAAGAGCTAAGTATTTGTCAGGAACAAAAAAAGGTTTTAGCATGGGGAATCTAGGTCCAGTCCTTACCACTCTCTGGAGGACGGCTGGACAGTGCAGAGAAAGGTACATGATACAGCAGCTGATGATGGAGGCTTGTAGAAGGCCAGAACGGGGTTGCTCTGGGTAGAGTGGAGATCATTGCTTTTGTCTACAGGGTGGTAATTTCTTCTACTCATACTCGTATTTATGCTTCTCCTCACCCTTTTGAGGAAGCAGACAGTTGACTAAGATTAGGGAAGCTAATGAATTTTTCTATTACTAAAGACCTACCAGATTTGGAATGTTGCAAGGCATGTACCCACTGAGGCGGATGCAGGGAGCgatggagaggaaggagaggaggccaCAGAAACAAAGGTGTAGACCAAGCAGCATCTTGTTGAGCAGGCAGCCAGCTGGGTGTGTGTAGTGGCGGTACAGGAGCACAGCTGCCACACCTGCCATGCTGTAGAATCCCAGGGTGGCCAGCAGTACAGCTAGGAACCAGTGGCAGTCTTGGGCTGCACCGGTCTGCCTaaagggtgggaggtgggcagtggCTTGGGGCTCCACCTCTACCTATTACTATTCCCCCTCTCCCAGAACACTGGTGTGACTACCCATCCCACCTAGCCCACAGAGTTACCGTGTTTCTGAGCTTTTTGGtactgctcagtgggaagttaTGGGACCACTGACCTGTCATGCCCTTTGTCCAACCACACTGGGTTGGACAACCTTCCCAGGTCAGACAACCTTCCCAGGAAGAGCCTTTAGGGTTAGGTGCTCCTTACCAATTTTTGTTCCAGGAATGGGCAAAGGCTGTGATAAACACCAACTGCAGCAGGATGAATGTGAAGCCTCCACAGATGCCAATGTAATGCCAGGCTGCAAATGGGGGGCACCAGTGGGAAAATGTAGCTGACCATGTCATCActcctggttttcttcctaccctctctttttcttagaaaatctATTAGCTTACTCCTGCTGATTAGGATATGAGATGGAAGGTACCTGGGAAGAGATGCTCATCCGGGATGCAGAAGGCAACagcacagagacctagcaggaaCAGCAGTTTGAGGAGCCAGAAGCTGGTTAGGAGACAAAAAAAGActcaagaaaaggcaaaagagagtCAACAGTGCCTATGGAGGAAGgcaaaggagaaagcaaaactataggaaaggggagagaagaaactAGTATAGGAAAGGAGGAACCAGTCCCACCACAGCCTATTCCAAATTCTAACTCTCAGATACCTAAATAATAACATCTGGACAATGTTTCACAGTTGACAAAGGGTTGCATATAATAACCCcactgttatctccattttagaaaCTAGAAGTTCAAAGAGGGTAAGTATGTGGCTCATGGTCACACAGTAAGTATGGCGGAAGCAGGAACTTAAAACTGGTTTTGGACTTTTTACACACTGTTACTTCATCTTGGAATTTCCTTTACTCAGCTTATGTCTATttccctccccatcctcaccccacccaaaatgtatatacacaaacCTATTATGGAGCTGTGCACATAGACTAGTGGGGGAGTGGAGCTGCACTAGCAGCACAGCCTGCAGCAGGTGGAAGGTGGCAGTTCCTGCACATACTCGGTACACAGCTCCAGAGCCACTGAGCACTGGGCAGTGAGGGTGGCCAAACAGATGGGCACACAACCCTGAGGGCATGTGGATCTGGAGGGAGAGTGCATGTGAGAAATGGCAGGGCAAATCATCATGTATAGAGAGGTACCTGCTTCTCAGTGTATATCCATTCACTTGTCCCCTATCCCCAATCTGAATCTTTTGTCTGaaggtttcttctttttccctttctcctgttGGAACCTGAACCCTCCCACTTACCCCATATGCCTTCCCCCAGACCCTTTCCACTACTGTCCTTGACAGCAGGAGGCAGCAGACTGCTGAGGACCCCACATGGAGGAGGATGTAGACCAGACGGCTACAAGTAGACTCTGTGACAAGGGGCCATCTAGAATGGCAGCAGCAGGTACAGGGAACAGGCCCACAACAGGACACCTGGGGGTAGAGCAGCAAGATAGAGATTTACTGAGGAAAAGCGTACATTAACGTATGCACTAGGTTAACCCATGAGGCTGAATCCCaaaatttccctttcccttttcttctctccttttactcAGGAATTCTCAGAATCTGGTTCCAAGCTATTTAGGATTGCCTTCCACTGACATCAAGTAGAGCTTCCATCATAAGAGCTGATGCAGGCTTGAGCAGACCTTCCTAAAAGCCTAAGTCACACCTGGCCTCTCACCTTTCTGTAGACCTACAGATCTGGTACTGGGAAGTGGGAGGAGAGGTTTAATGATCAGTAGTCTCGGGCAAAGAAACGGAAAGGCctcagaggagaaaggaaggccTGTCATTTTTATTGGCTCCTGTGGGTTTTACTACCCAGCTTCAGCTACcattcccttccattttttttcagatagtttgCTCTGGGGACCTTTCAAGACCTTCTGCCCAACTATGCTCTCACCTGGTAGAAGGGAGGATTCACCATGACACTGCTGACTTTAGTGCGTTGTGCCAGGCTGAGGGAGGTGCTGGGGCCTGTAACAGCCTTTGCACCCACCATCTTTGTCCCAGGGATCAGGCCTAGGTCCACCAGATGGAAGGTAGAGGAGAAAGTAGCAGCTTTCTTTTGTCCTCAGCCATGGGCTGCCACAGTGCCGGGGTGGTCACCCAGTCTAAGGCATAATGGGGAGGAACATCAGGAAAAGAACATCGACCTCCAGGATGTGGTAAATGCAAATGTCTCTCTGTAAAGCTACTTTCTCTCCAGGGCCTTTGGGCCACACGGGCTGTTCTCCCCAGATTAGAGAGCAGTTTGCAAATCTGGCCTCTAGTGGATTAGCATTCCTAATTGGTTTAGGATTAGGCGTCATCCATCCTGGTTGAACAGAATGATGGGGGCAGGCGGGACGGGATGGAGTGGGTAGAATCTAGGTGAAGAGAAGGTAAGGATGTCGGTTGGGAAGGTCTGGAGTGGTGATGGGCTAGGTGTGGGAGAGGACCTTGCATAAAACAACACTGAAACCCCCCAAAGGAAGTCTGAGAGGCGACCGACTTTCCTGGCTGAAGTTTCTAGAACCCAGAACATTAGTGAAGGTGTGGCCCGAGGCCAGTCCCGCCTCATCCTCTCCGGGCGGAAGTCTCGGGGCAGTTACCGGAAGTCTTCATGAGGTGGGGCGGGGCCTGTGCAGCGGCACGGTGGGATCGATATGGCTACCGAGGGGGATGTAGAGCTGGAGTTGGAGACCGAGACCAGCGGCCCGGAGCGGCCTCCCGAGAAGCCACGGAAGCATGACAGCGGTGCGGCGGATCTGGAGAGAGTCACCGACTACGCGGAGGAGAAGGAGATCCAGAGTTCCAACCTGGAGACGGTGAGGTTGGCCGTGAGCGTGTCTGGGCGGGCTGAGAGCGGAGGGGCCTCTCACGTTGTAACTGGAATCCCCGCTCCAGGACGGGCTCCTCTTCCCGTTGGCGGGAGGAGGCAAGAGGGAAACCGTCACTGGAGCCCGCCGCTTGCGAAAGGGAGCTTTATGGAGATTGTATTTAAAGTGGCCCTTGGGTGCACAGAATTGAGTTAAACCTAGGCCTTGGTTCCTGATACACTCATCATGAATAGgctgttcccccctcccccgcgccGACCCACTTCTTACTGGCTTTTTAGATTATTGGGAATTGTGGGTGGCAGAGCGGTAAGGAGAGTTGTTTTTCTCATAGGCCATGTCCGTGATTGGAGACAGACGGTCCCGGGAGCAGAAAGCCAAACAGGAGCGGTAAGTCTGTACTTAAAGTCAGCCCTACcagtttctctcttccccttacGAAAATAAAAGCCATCGTTAAGCCTTGTACCTTTGTACGGTTCTTCAACTCTGTTATCGATTTCTGCATATATAAGGTTTACAACCCTACTTTATTGTTGGTGGAAGGAAAGGCCTGACAGCACCTGCTGCCTGCTGTAAAGACTCAAGAGGGGGGATGGGGATGTTAGGTGAGGGGGTGagtcattttgtattttcactcAACAGTGTTTGTCAGGAGTCATTTATTTGTAAGGCAGAGCTGGAATGATCTGAGAGTTAATGGTGGAGGTAGAGAATGAGGActaatgtacataaatatttgcaGGGAGAAGGAACTGGCCAAAGTCACCATTAAGAAGGAAGATCTGGAGCTGATAGTGAGTAGTAATGCCTAACTAGTGTATGGACAGAGGTTACATTGCTTAATCGGTGTTGTTTACTGAAACAAGTAGAGTCACAAGTCTTGGTGGCATTTTAATGTCCCAGAAGAGACTTAGGTAACATCATCGATCCTTTTCCTGCAGATGACAGAGATGGAGATCTCAAGAGCAGCAGCAGAACGGAGCTTGAGGGAACACATGGGCAACGTGGTAGAGGCTCTTATTGCCCTAACCAACTGATTTGTGCTTTCTCAGACACACTcactggattattttatttcaataaagatGTAGCCTTTTTTTTTGCAGCTATATCATCTTGGAACAAGTGTTATGtatattatactgtattttattgTGAGAAATTTACATGTTGGAGTATAACTGAATTTAAGCaactctcccccaccccgcagGCCTTAATGAAATCATGTGAAGGATCATTGTAGTATGGTACCTCATGATCTCATGTTCACATGCAGATCCTAGGTGGCAGGCCAGGCTCATTCATCTGACTAGCTTTCAGTGGTATTCAGGGTACATTTGGAATTTCAGCAAAGTTGCCGAAGCCCATGGCATGGGTCTCTAGGGTGGTTTATATACCACCAGTCTTGTTCataagccactttttaaaaatttttttaagagagtgcatggtgggggtgggtgttggcggggagagggagagggagaatcccaagcaggctacacacccagcatggatcctgacacggggctcgatctcatgatcctgatatcatgacctgagccaaaatcaagagctgggtgcttaaccgactgagcgacccaggcacacTATTCATAAGCCCCTTAGAGTTAGAATTTAGGTACCAAATTGGAAACATGGTAAATACAATAAAAGATATCAAAGGTTAGGTCTTTTGCAGAATTAATCTATGAAAGACTTTGATTTATGAAGTTGATTTAATTGAATTCTGAACCGCCACAACACTGTGCCTTACATTCCATTTCCTATCCTGGAGAGAAGacaattttactttaaaagttgATCAACCTTTGGCCAAGTCATCCTTGCTGAGCTTCtgtttccccaactgtaaaatggtAAATACCTGATAGGTTGTTTTAAGAACTTAAAGAGTTGGTGAATGTGAAAAGCTTGGACTAATACCTGCCTCAGAGTGGACATTCAGATATCAGCTATAAACATATTCTTAAAAGAATTTCAGTATCTTACTCTCATTTTGACTCTAGGAAAATCTTAGATTGTATCCCTCTGGCACACACATAAGGGTGACTTATACTCAGATTAATGTGTTTATTACCTCCTAGTAATTTGTATtcgtatttttattttaggacatGAAAGATTTGTGAATGCTTCTTCCAGTGGGGCATTTAAAAGATGGTGAAAAGACCTTGACCATCTCATTTTTTTATGTAATTGAGAAATAGTCTTCCCACTGATTAAACGTCATTCCTTATAACCCCTAGGACTCCTAGTGCTCTGCCATGTGCATGGTGgttatgtaataaatattaagtGGAAAACCACTGAATTTAACTCTAGTTTGATGTCATTACATTGCAACTTGGAAAACACTATACCCTCCTTGATGTATATATACAAGCTGAGTGTGGAGGGTACTGGTAAGTACTTGGCTTCCCTATTTCATAAGTCAACTTTTGTTCTAAAAACAGCTGTATTTTAGAGAGCAAAGAAAACCATACATATATCTGCTCATGGAGTAAATCTGGGTGCCACTTAGAATATAGCCTGTCCAGCATCTTAGTTTCTGAGATCAAAGGTGATGATCTGAATGTGAAACACTCTTTGCCCAACAATTCTCTGCGGTTTTTTATTTCATAGGAAGATTCTTGTCAGCCTGcacattttatttccagtatCAAACCTCTTGGtgtaggattcttttttttaaagattatttgagagagcagggcgcaggcgcagagggagagagaatctgaagccaactctgagctgagcacggaactcaatgtggggcttgatcccacgaccatgagatcatgacctgagctgaaaccaagagtcggatgcttaactgactgagctacccaggcgccctgggtgtatgattcttttatttcttaaacacaCATAAATGGATCAAAAAATATGTTCACATAGAAAAACTGACTCcaaccaaaaatgaaaaacagatatCCGTGAGCTGAGATTTACTGTAAGGTAGCGTTGTCCACTTACATGCCCTTGTTTCTAACCCAAGCTAAGAGGCTGGAAAAAGAAACCTGGAATAGTTCCAAGTGAATCTGGGAAGCAGAGCAGTGATGAAACGTAAGATTTCTCAGAAATGGTTTTAAGTGGGGAGCCTCTGATCCTACCTGGGTAGTGCTTTTCTGTGGGTTTCTCAGCATGAGTCCAAACCTCACAAAGCACCTTCAAAGACTGGACTGCCCAGTGTCACAAGTATGGCAGTAGGTCCAATAGGCTGGATAAAGGGGCCATGTAAATAGTGGTAAAAGCAAATCAAGGACCAGATGCTGAGACAGTCCCTTGTGTCTCACCAGCTGGAAGTAGTTGAACTCTAAGTAGTTTTCCGCTTCTTGGCAGATGGCCGTTCAAATACATCACGTACCCCAGCTGCCTTTTGTTTAAAGAACTTTGTGTTCTGGGCACTCTCTTGGCCCCATGCTGAGTCAAAAGAGGTGGTGTCCTGATCCACAAGGTGGGTGTACTTGGTGCGACCAGAGCGCCCGAAGTTCTTGACCTGATCAAGGAAGGGTAGATTATGAGTTATACCACCAAACATCAAGTCCTCAATACATAACTTTTCTCTCTCATGTTCTTAAGGTACCCCATACCTGCATGACTTTGGGAAGAATGGTTTTGTTGAAATGATCCTCCAGGGTAGGTGCACTGAAATCTCTCTTGTATACTTCTTCATCCTCATCCTGTAAAAAGAGTATTATCAATCTTGTGGTTTTTATTGCCTATATTCAAACCACTAATTTATTAACCTCTATGACAAGGGATACAAAGAACAAAGGTACTGAAACTTTTCAAGAGCTTACATCTAGTTGAGATGATACTCCCTTTTCTCTTtgtattgtcttttttcttcctaaatgtgGACGTTTCCTGAAGGTTGGCTGTATTCTCTCTGTACTCAGTATGTTCATTCAGTCATATGACTTCAACTCTGTAGAAGCCTCTCAAATCTCATCCTGAATTTTCTACTGCCCATTATATAGCTTAGCTTGGATATTCTGTTGGGACTTCAGACTCATACCTAAAGTGAAAATCATTTCCCTAACCTTTTCAAACCAGGCTCTTCCTGATTTAACTTCTTCTGTCAATAGGACCAACATTTTCTTAATTACCCAGATTCAAAATTTACATAAAACTTTGTGCATGATGAGTTGCCACTTATAAATTCTAATTCCCTGGGTTATTATAGTTTTTCCCTAGAATCAACCTTACACAGTGCCACTAGACTAATGTTTCTAAAACACACCCTCATACCTCTGCCTTGCTCAAAAACTTCCAGTGATTGTTTTGTTAAATAAGCACAACTCCTCTATAGTAGTCAAGGCCAAATAACATATATATGATACAATAACATATAGCTGTAATCTACCTCTCCTTGCCAACTCCCTTTACAGATGATGCTTTTTGCCTCCACTCCTAGTCCCTTCACCTGGAATGTCTTTCTACTACTGAAGTCAGCAAGTCTACACATCTTAAATGTGCCCTCCCTTCATGTTATCCCTCTCCATCTCCTACAAAGTAAAGCATCTCCCTTTTCAGAAATCCCACAGTATTTTCACTCATCCTTATGTCATAGTATATGTTTGCCTTAGCCCCATTTTTAGGTTGTAAGCCATCTGAGGGcaataattttatatcctgtagCAGTATCAAACAGTAGTGTTCttggggctcctggttggctcagctggtagagcagctttttttttttttttttttttagagagggagacagagagaggcagggagtggggaaggggggggagagggagagagagaatcccaagcaggctccatgtccagaggagagcccaacatgggactcgatctcacttgatcatgacgtgagctgaaatcaagagttggacactcaaccgactaagccacccaggtgcccctagaccatgcaactcttaatgtcagggttgtgagttcaagccctacggtGGGCTctgcatggagcctacttaaaacaaaaaatgggtGTCTAAGTcgcagttggttaggcgtctgactctgggtttcggcttaggtcatgatctcaggtttgtgagatcgagccccacattgggctatgcactcagtgcggagtctgcttgaggttctttctccctctccctctgcccctcctgctcgtgctttctctaaaataaacaaaaaatctttaaaccacTCCCCTCAAACCAAAAACCAGGAGTGCCCTttacacagtaaatgctcaaaaggttatttacttaataaactatatataaaaaaattacagagaagtTGCAAATCAACATACTAGTAAAACTATAATGTTATGATACAAATTATACATGTGGTGAAGGAATTAAAACAGTACCATTTTGATTAAGGAAAGCTTTGTGGAACAACTGAGTCCTTCAACCACACACACTTTTGGAGTATTCTCTTCAGCTACAGAAAGGCTTTAAAGGTAAGACAGTTTTTGTGAGACCTACTTTTTTCCTTGTTAGAGGCTGAGTCCCTCATTTAATCTCAGAAGATATTTTATCTTCACTCTCCTTATCCAGATGAGGAGAGTTCATTGAGTATGTGCACCAAAAGACTTTTACATAAACCTTTCCTTATATATCTTAGCCACCAATGCACTGCTTCTCTCAGAAGCTTATTAAAGCTGCTCAAATGTATAAGCAATGATACTTAATGACCTTAAAGCagtaaagaaataattcataatcTCCAGTGACTTCAGTCGAGAAAACTGCATGAGCTAGGACACTGTATAATAAGCAAACATTTCCGGCTGAGTAGACTGAAACTGATTTTGGAGGGGAATAAGGAACCCTTCACTGAAGTTAGATTTTACTGGTATCTACAATGAAAGGCAGGAATCTAGCTGCAGTAGGGATTTTAGGGTTTGAtatagcatttgaaaaaaaacaagTCTACTTTTTGATTCATACTTGGATAGCATCAGGTAGTAATTTAACCAACCACGTGCTATTACAGTAATAAATGTAATCAATTCTTCGCTTCCCTTTCCTGACATCTCTCCATTAACAAATTATCACTGGTATCATCTAAATAATTTGGAAGAAGTCCTCATTACTTTATACAGGGTTAACAGATTGTTATTTTGACCTTGGTCTTTATATGAAGAACAAACTTTTGATGGTATTACACATAATGGTTAGATAATAAACCATTTTTTTGGTTAGTTAGGCTTAGTCACTTTCTGTCAGCTCAGAATGAAGTGAATTAAATTTCTGCCTCCCAAATTTTTGCATAAGCAAAAAGTGAATTAAATTTCTGCCTCCCAAATTTTTGCATAAGCAAAACTTCTTACTCTGCTATGAATAGTAACATCTAATTAATTTTGGGGATTTAAATAATCTTATCTATCTATACAATTTACTGTCTATTTTTAGTTCCTTAGTTCTTCTGTTACACCATTTCCTCCCGAGAGCTGGGGCCTAAAGAGAGAACAGTTGCTGCTACTGGTAAAATCCTGTTGCCAGTGCTTTTTCCTATTGGGTTTATATTCTTCAGAGGcaaaaagcaaatgagaaaactgaccaTGGGCAAGTAGAAGTAACATCCCAGGGCAGTTTATTCTTGGGGGGAGAAAAGAACTCAAAAGTTCTGAGTTACTTCTACAGCTCATTCCCTTTTCACTTACCATGAAGAAGGCACCCCGGTGATAATACTTCTGTAAGAACTTATATTTGCCCTTCACAGCTTTGTTGGTAATGACTTTGCCATTTGCCCGAAGCTCAGCTCGCCTCTCTTCCTCAGTCAGGTTTCGCATTCGTTCAATTTCTGCCTTCTCCTTCTCAAGCCTGTGCAGAGAACAAAACTATTTATTAGTATCATTCCAGCTTCAGAGAGACTCAAATTATCTCAACACAATACAGTCTCATCTCCTTTCAAGCATTATTCACTTTCTTTAATTCTAGCTACTGCCTGTTAGGAATTAAGATCAGGAgcccaacaaataaaaaaaggtgAGGTGGTCTTCATTATTGCAAACTTCCAGAAGTTTATTCTAGCCTTTATAAGGTTCAGACATACTATTACTGCTTGATTTTGCAATGTTAGTAATTCCCCTTCCTTAAAAAGCCTACTTGGCTTTAAAAAGTATCAGAATTTAACATAACCATGTTAAgattttattggtatttttttttaaagtaattgtaTATGTATTTACATGTCACAAACCAAGGGTTACCATCATTAATTAGATTGCAGGGACTAATAACCCTTTTTGGGGAAGGGGGGCCAAAGATCCccctttttccagaaaaatacaaatatatgtaattttgtatataattttaaagggTACATGGACTCCTTGAAACCCaggataaaaatcttaagaaaatgcAGGCTGAGGACAGAGTTTTCTACTGATGGTTTCCCTTTGTAATCTGGGATTACCCTCTCACTGCTAGTAATTTTCAAGAATGGGTGATGCAGCTCAGAAATTATTCTGCTCTAACAATAGTGACTGTGGCAGATTATTTAAAGGCCACAAATTCTTCCCCCCAGAGTATGCATGCCCCTTTGCAGAAATGACATGTGAGCCTTAAAAGCCCTTGCCAGTTTCTACTTTTGCCCTCTT harbors:
- the HYPK gene encoding huntingtin-interacting protein K produces the protein MATEGDVELELETETSGPERPPEKPRKHDSGAADLERVTDYAEEKEIQSSNLETAMSVIGDRRSREQKAKQEREKELAKVTIKKEDLELIMTEMEISRAAAERSLREHMGNVVEALIALTN
- the SERINC4 gene encoding LOW QUALITY PROTEIN: serine incorporator 4 (The sequence of the model RefSeq protein was modified relative to this genomic sequence to represent the inferred CDS: inserted 3 bases in 2 codons; substituted 1 base at 1 genomic stop codon), with translation MVGAKAVTGPSTSLSLAQRTKVSSVMVNPPFYQVSCCGPVPCTCCCHSRWPLVTESTCSRLVYILLHVGSSAVCCLLLSRTVVERVWGKAYGVSGRVQVPTGEREKEETFRQKIQIGDRGQVNGYTLRSRYLSIHDDLPCHFSHALSLQIHMPSGLCAHLFGHPHCPVLSGSGAVYRVCAGTATFHLLQAVLLVQLHSPTSLCAQLHNSFWLLKLLFLLGLCAVAFCIPDEHLFPAWHYIGICGGFTFILLQLVFITAFAHSWNKNWQTGAAQDCHWFLAVLLATLGFYSMAGVAAVLLYRHYTHPAGCLLNKMLLGLHLCFCGLLSFLSIAPCIRLKQPRSGLLQASIISCCIMYXFSALSSRPPESVILQGQNHTLCLPGLSKMESQPDTSLAVLSAGIMYICVLFACNEASYLAEVFGPLWTVKVYSYEFQKPSXCFCCPETVKPKEGQRGRAARPADQETSPAPPVQAQHLSYSYSAFHFVFFLASLYVMVTLTNWFSYEGAELEKTFIKGSXATFWVKVASCWACVLLYLGLLLAPLCWSPTQDSQPPPTFRQHCHRINTAR